In Zingiber officinale cultivar Zhangliang chromosome 1A, Zo_v1.1, whole genome shotgun sequence, the DNA window tctattttttagtcCAAAACTAACACTCCTACTGTTACGTTAGCTGATGGATCTCCGTCTTGTGTTTGTGGGTCTGGCACTATTAATCCTACTCTCCTATCTTACATTTACATAgtttatcatttaatttgttgTATGTTAGTCAACTAACTCGCAATCTTAATTGTTGCATCACATTTTTTCCTAATCATTGTTTATTTCAGGATCTTTTAACGAAAAAGATTATTGGTAAAGGACATGAGTCTGGAGGCCTCTACATTCTTAACACACTGCTCCCAAATTCTTCTACTTGCTCAAGTGTCACTTCTCCTTTCAAGGATCATTGTAGGTTGGCACATCCATCTCTCCCTTTGCTCAAAAAGTTTTGTCTTAAATTGTGAGTTATGTCAGTTTGCAAAACATCACCGTCTTAGTTCAAGTCCTAGAGTAAATAAACGTGCTACTATTCCTtttgaattagttcattctgatattTGGAAACCTTGTCCTATTTTGTCTAAATCCGATTttaggtattttgttacttttgtaGATGATTATTCTCGTGTAACTTGGTTATATTTAATGAACAATCGCTCTAAGTTATTTTCTCTGTTTTGTACCTTTTGCGTGGAGATTAAAACTCAGTTCAATACGTCCATCCGtactttgcaaagtgataatgccAAGGAATATACGTCAGGTTTATTCCAATCTTATAAGAATCAGAATGGCATGCTTTATGAAACCTCTTGTTGATACTCTATCCCAAAATGGTGTGGCTAAACGTAAAAGCAAACATCTTCTTGAGACTGCACGGAcccttttattcaaaataaatgttcccAAAAATTTTTTAGGCTGATGCAATTTCTACAGCATGTTTTCTCATTAACCGCATGCCATCCACAATTCTTCATGGTGAGATCCCTTACGAAGTCATTGTTTCCTGTTAAACCCAGGATATTTAATAGCACTTATTTTGTTTGAGATATTCGTCCGCATGTTACTAAATTAGATCCCAAGTCTCTGAAGTGTATCTTCCTTGGTTATTTTCGTCTTCACTCTTTGGGAAGGTTATAGGTGTTATTACCCTGGTATTAACAAATATCTTATCTCAATTGATGTTACCTTCATGGAAGTCACACCTTATTTCCCATCGTCACCTACTCCAATTTATCGAAAGGAGGAGGAAGATTTGTTGGTGTATTCTGTCACGTCCTCTACACTGAACCGACTCCTATCAAGCCACCTATTATTCAAGTTTATTCCGGGCGTCAATCTCCTGATTCATGTCCTGCATCTACTACTTTGTTATCAGATTCAGATCCAGTCCAAAGTGATGGTCTTCCTATTGCATTACACAAAGGTAAACATCAATGTATATCTTacttcttttgtttcttataaCGACTTATCGTCTTCCTCTTGTTCTTTTATTGCTTCACTTGATTCTGTCTTTATTCCTAAAAATATCCATGAGACCATATCTCATCTTGGTTGGAAAGATGTAATAATAGAGGAGATAAATGCTTTAGATGACAATGACACTTGGGATTTGGTTGATCTACCTTCAAAGAAACGGGCTATTAGTTGCAAATGGATATTTGCAGTTAAAGTCACTCCGAATGAGTCAATTACCAGATTAAAGCACGTCTTGTCACTAAAAGCTATGCTCGGACCTATGGTGTGGGTTCTTTTGATACTTTTTCTGTTGTCGCAAAATTGACATTTGTTCGAGAGTCAGGGCAAGTTTGTCGTCTTCAGAAATCTTTGTATGGTTTGAAACAAGTCCTCGTGCTTGGTTTGGAAAATTTAGTCGGGTTGTTGAAAAATTTGGTACGATGAAGAGTAAGTCTGACTATAAGCAATCAGTAGCTAGTATCATTCTATTAGTtgtatatgtggatgatattgttatcACTGGAAGCTATGAGAATCTCATATCTTAAATCTTTCAATCATACTCAATTTCATACGAAAGACTTGGGGTATTGAAGTATTTCTTAGGTGTTAAGATTATGAGGTGTAAAAAAGGTATATTCCTATCTTAGAGAAAATATGTTATCAACTCATTAATGAGATAGGAAAATTGGGGGCAAAGCCTTGTGCTCCAATGACTCAGAACATGCATCTCACAGGAGATGGGAAACTATTTGAACATCCTAAGAGATATCAAAGGTTGGTTGGGAAGTTGAATTACCTTACTGTAACTCGTCCAGATATTGCATATTCGGTTAGTGTTGCAGTTTATATCATCTCCAACCGTTCATCATTGGGCAATGTTAAAACTAATTTTATGTTATTTAAAAGGAGCACCTAGACGAGGTATCGTATATAAAAGTCATGGGTACACTCATATTGAATGTTTTTCGAATGCAAATTAACAGGTTCCAAAATGGATAAAAGATCTACTTATCTTTGTTGGAAAAAATTTAGTCTCATGGAAGAGTAAGAAGCAAAACGTTATGTCACAATCCAATCCAGAGTTAGAATACAGGGCTATGACACAAATTGTGTGAGATAATGTGGATATATCAACTCTTGACTGAAATAGAACTTAAAATTTCAGTACCAGCAAAATTATGATGTGATAACCAAGCTGCTCTTCGTATTGCAACGAATCATGTGTTTCATGAGTGAACTAAGcacattgaaattgattgtcacttCGTTTGTgagaaaattcaacaaaaaaTGATTTCTACAGGACATGTGAAGATTGAAGAACAATTCGAGGGCATCTTCACAAAAGCTTTAAGTGGGGCTCGGGTTAATTATTATTATAACAAGTTGGGTATGATTAATATCTATACTCCAACTTGAGGggaaatattatatataatagttacCATATATGTATATACTATTTGTTACCATATTATATCTATATATTaggtaattaatatatatatatatatatagagagagagagagagagagagagagaggggtcaATTAGACAAAAAATTTCAATTAGCCTAATAATAGTTTCCTAAGATAAATTCTAGTTTGTATATATAAATATGCCTACTCTTCAATAAAGAAGTAACCCTTTTGGATCTAAAGTTAACTTAACTGAACGACAATTCATAATTAAACCCAAAGTCTATCAGTAGTATCTTCCTTTTAATTAAACGTGGAAGGACTTGGAACTATGTTGAAGTATCTTCCAATATACAATATTCAAATCAACACATAATACAAGAATGTTCAAGCCACTCCAGATAAAAATTAACGTTTACATATGCATTCCAGTTACCTGAATGTAACGGTGATTAAGTTGCTCTAACCAATCAATTTTCATAACCACCTTGTCATCATAAATCATGCGACTACTTCTCTTCAGAATAGCTGCAATGGTATAGCCTAGCCCCATTAACCCACCAAGAAGATGCACACTAACTTCAAAAGTACTTCCGGGTGATATGATGAAGGGATTATAAGTTACCCATTCCTGGAATTCACAAATAGCCAGTGGTCACAGTGGCATATGAATACACACTAACTATATACAAGCAAAAGAAGATATGCAAAAGAAGTATACGACTAGGCATGTGAATACAgaaaatccttgaaataaatattgctGAAGATAGACAATGCATTTAACAAAAGCTCACAACTTCATCCCATTGGATATTTGTGACAAATAACTCAAGAGTCAGCAAAATCAGGAAATATGCATACAATGCCAATCAAGAAAACAGAATTTTCTTTTACATCAAACATGTTTCAAGAAATATGACAAATTTACATGATCCTCATCCATAAACCATAAGTCACATTAAATAAAAATTGCACAGGAATTATTCAGGATAGCATACCTCAAATGAGATTATACTTTCCATCCCTGTTTCTCATTCTTAAATAAGACTAGCATGCTTCCAGGTCTTCACCTGGTGGCAATAAGTATATATCATAGGTTTCTTCTGTGCTTTCTTTGTGTTCTTGGGAAAGAACAGACTTGATTTGACCCACTGGTACATTCCTTGGTGACTGCAATATTAGAAACAAGTTTAAGCTTCATGCGAAATTAGCTGAAGACATCAATATAAACAGTTTGCAAATACCATGCCTCCAAACATTAGCAACCATATATGCCAAAAAAATCCAAAGACTAACCTTTAGAATGTAGGTTGGATTCTGGAAGCCTGTAAATGGATTGAACTTGTTGGAGAATTTTATATGTGCTGTTTGCAAGTCTGGTTCAATGAACGCCTTGTACATTGGATAAACCTGCATAATATAGAGAAGTCGGTATAAATGGCCAGGGCTCAGGAGATTCAAGTAAATGAACTTACTAgtgtcaatttaaaatttaattagcaGAAGAATAAACAAGTTTTCTCCTTTGTTTCTGAAATTTGATGAATAATCTCTTCAGGTTCTTATCTGGCACGCTGTATGTCCCACAAAACCCTTTTAACAAGGTCAAAATGTACCCCACCAGTCACAGAAACACACAGATCAAGTAGAGGACGCAACTTCTCACTTAAAGCATAAATCCcttcaagaaaaacaatcctagAGCTAGGGCCGTCGACAGTGCTGCCAAGAAGAAAACAAGGATGATGAATCTATCCTATGAAGAATAACTGGAAGTTCTAGTGCACTCTGCACCGCTACCTACTAATTACACATATATATAATAAAACCACTGTTAATTATTACCTGTATCCAATGCGATTACTTGACTTGAAATCATATATTGGCACCTGAACAGACTTCCCTTCTTTTAGTCCGCGAATATTTTCTAGCAAAAAGATTTACATGTACAAAATCAAATAAGCCTAGTTTCTAATCATGAACATACAAGAAAGAGCAACCAATGAAGAAACAAGTGGCAAGTTCAAGAATAAACAATATCAGATCATTATGATGCAACTACAAGAACAAACaacaaatgacaaaaatatcttaGAGCCAAATGTGTAGATATTAGTTGTGGTAAAATTGGTCATTTAAAAGCATTTTTATACATTAAGGGGTGGCATCTGAGAACATTTGTGGTAACTAAGCATCTTCAAAATCCAAGTACAAGAACCACAAGTGTCCATTGCATCTAAGTGTATCCTTGTACGGATGTGATCTGGGGGACCAATCAGCACTTGTCTGTCTTCATGCACATTGTTGTTAGCCTATATATTCtgcatgaaatattttttaaataaaggaACACGAAAAGGAGGAAAGACAGGAACCAAGATGTGAATCAGTCAAAATTAAAAGCATATTCAAAGATGTAAGAATTGAAATTCCCTATTCAAAATATAATGCAGTATTATTTAAAAAAAGCTCTGAAATTGtccattctaataaaatctgttAATACTAGATTCAAAAAAATCTGCCAAACGATGGTGAacaggagtttttcttctatcaTCGAAATTATAAACACATGTAAATGAAAGGCAATCTGTCAGCAAAATACAACTAACCAGGCAAGTAAGAATCTTTTTGAGCTACCAGAACATGAAAGTTGaataaaagagaaataaaaatgAATTAGATAGGAATTTGTATCAGTCCGTTGTCCATGCTAAAAGAACTGAGGAAACAATATAACAAGGACAAGAAAGAAAGAGGATATGAAAGCCAAAAGAGATTAATGAAAATAGGAGTTCAAACATACCATCAAAATTTCCATCAATGATGCGACTAGATTCATTGTAGTTGTCCATAGTTGTCCAACGACTACTACTCCAAGACTCACAATCCCTTGGACCATTTTGATTGGGTAATCTACTGAATTCACTCCCAAAGAACCTTCAGGTAGAGAGGTCAGATACAAGATTGAAGAAAGTTTAACACACTATACTTTCTTATGCAAGTATAATAAAAACCAAAAACACTATTTTATCGACAAGAATCACAGTTTGAATTGAAGCTCAATGTTGGTGTTGTTCTTGCTGCATAAGTTTTCTCAGGTGTAAATTCAGTGCAACACAGTAGTTGCAAGATAAAAGCACAACAAAATTGAGTAGAAACTTGTATCAGAATCGGTGATGAGAGTTGTGGCCGAAGACTTCTTTTATAGGGCATTGGGGGTGTCTCGgttcatccgaggcgcctccatacaTGCTGATTTGATTTGAAACTTCAATCTTTATcctcttcaaggtgcctccaatgaatttaaggcacctccaatgcctcGAAGCTCATCCTTCATGCTTATCACCTTTGGGATGCCTCCAGTAATCAGAGACACCTCCAGCAATCAGAGACATCTCCACTAGGAGCACCCTCCTTCACCTGAGGTGCCTCTCTAATCATCTGAGCTGCCTCCAATGAAATTTCTTGGAAATGTTAGTTTAAACACAATATGTCCCTACAAAAGAATAGAAGAACAAAGGTATGAATTGTGAATTAGATCCTGTCTAaccaagactaggatctagtcttggtctcaacttagatttccaagATAGATCTAAGTTGGGCCGACACCTACTATCTAACTaggactcgtcctcactagatcactcctctccagttgcttaccaAACTTGCCATTTGTATAACCACTTGactccaccaggtcttcctaccaaaTGTCTCGACTCGGACATAGTCGTGGATCGAGCTTACTAATCTCTCCTAGCTCAGACATATTCGCGGATCTAGCTATTCTCTCTTCGATTCCACGAGTGCTTGGGAGTCATGAGATCAAGCTTACTATTCTCTCCCGCCCCGGACATAGTAGCGGATCGAGTTATTCACTCTCCAACTTCACTGGCACTTGGGAGTTATGAGATTGAGTTTACTATTCTCTCGACTCGGACATAGTCATGAATCGAGTTTACTATTCTCTCCTGAGTTGGACATAGTCGCAGATCAAGCTATTCTCTCTCCGACTCTATGGGTATTGGGGAGTCGTGACATCGAGCTTACTATCCTCTCCTGACTCGAGAATCATGAGATCGAGCTTATTATTATCTCTCCGACTCCACCGGTACACAAGTCATGagatcgagcttatagttgtagATCGAGTTATTTCCCCTTACTGGAACATAGGCATCCATCTACTTATCTATATACCTCTGCCATAGACAGTGACGTCCATCGACACTTCTCCGTGTCGACTTTATCATCTTACCACCAGGTTCGAGTGCATTTATAGTACTTTCTGAATAGAAATTATAACTTTTCTTTCAACTTAGCCTGAGGCACTCTACTTCAGTGGCCAACTACTTTAGACCATGGTGCCTCAACCATGTGGCCCCTAACATCTGTTGACATGATAATTGTCTAGCCAGTCGGACTACAACCtcttttgactagacttgaggggataTTTGTGATGCGGGAAAGATGACATGGCCCACGTAGCTGGACCCGGTCAACACAGAGCCCAGGTGACATGTCTAGGACTTGATAAACACTGGGGCAATGATCCCCACTCACTCATGATCCCTCTCTAATCtcccattatctttctcatgatcTTTAGGGAGGTCTCATATTTATAAAAGTCAAGTATATGGAAAAAAGGCTATCGAACTCTACCTTtcacatttaatttttttcttctattaTCGAAACATTGACTAACTTAGGCATTGGAATGATTTTGCTAAGGAACACCCGATGAACCCTTTAATGCTTGTTACTCTTTGTAGAAATCGCCATGCTATCATGATGAGATTTTCATGGCAAAAGGAAAACATATAGAAAATTGAGTTAAATCTCACTCAAGGATGAAAAACTTGAGGGAAGCACATTTTTTTTCAATTGCTTAGTTTATTtactcatttttattttctatattttaaaaaatatattaaaaataaaaaaaatataatagaaaaaaaattatattctcAATCATGTATAGATTTTAATTAGACTAATGATAATTGGCGTTATTGTCTATGAACTCACCAATATAAAAAACACGTAATCTGGATCAACAATGACAACTATATTAATATCCAAGTAATGTCAACCATCATCAGAGTCTCGGAGTTAAAACAGCCAATATATTGCTTGATCGGCTTATCAAGGGGAAAAAACAGGTGGAGCTACAGTTGCTAACTATTACATGgcatataacaaataaaatcctcacgattttgaataatttattctaaaaatttaataatcATTCTTCATGTAGTAATAGTGCTGAATGAATGTAGTAATagtgttgaatgaagaatatctAGTTCTGATAACAACACAAAACTATCTTACGGCTACACATTGAGATGTGTATGCTTCCTCCAATTCTTGCCTCGTCAGCAGTTTGGTGGAACCAGACAAAGAACTAGAAAGGCTACCAAGTTCATCCAGATCAAACGGTCTAATCGAGAAGTGGCCTCCAAGAGACTTGATGGTGCCTTCGATAAAAGATGTTCTTGATGGCACATAATCTTTCATTCGGCATAAGAACTCTACATGAGATCGTGCCTGAAAAAAAATTGGCAAAGTATTAGGATATTTACACATTGAgatatatagtatatttttttctaGATCAACCAACAAACATCACTGGGAAGAAAATTTTTTGACAAGAAATTCAATTTTAGTTTCCAAATAAGAATTACATAACTGCATAAAATTAACTCGGAGGCAATTACAAAAGTATCACATTTCCTAAATATATTAACTTCCAAAGAGTTGTACCGATCTGTATTTGGGAGCTCGGCTGGGTAGTTTAAGATATTCCATGTTCTTGGCATCATAATCCCAAAGAAATGATGTGTGATGGATCCATCGATCTTTAATTATGGACTGAGCATTTCCACCAAATTTATGACTATTAAATGCATAATCTGAAAATTTAATAAAGTTCATTCAGAATACCTTCACCACAAATatttaatatagaaataaaaaagaGTTCATGCAAAACTTCAAGTAGAAAATTACTaagattataatatatatataaggaaCTTCTTAGACAAATGGCTGAGATGATTATTTAGCAACGGTTGAAAGGTATTTGCACAGTACGAGCATCATACTCGGTGTGATGGAGACTAGAAATGGCAAAATATCCATATCATAAGATGGAAGATTGCACAACGGCCGTTATTAGGACTCCATCTGGTTCTATATTCAGACATGGATATAAGGCCTGAGTAATTGTAGGTCTCAAGGATATCTGATATAAACACAGAAGATGTGAAATGGGAACCAATTTTATGGGTGGGTCATGCTGTGTAGAAGGGTATAAGTATAACCCCAGCCGAATGATTGAAGCATTCAACAAAACATAAAGACAAGTAACAAACAACCTTCACAATATTAGTTGAAATTCTTTCTACATACCATTTTCACGAAGATGGAAATCACCAAACTCACAAAGCACCTGACCATATAACTGCCCAGTCCAGGACATAATCGGGTGAGGATAAGGTTGCAGCCCCGGAATAGCATTCTTGTTGCAAATCAAAGAGACAAAAAGTGTGCCATTGTCTATGATAACCGTGCCTCCACCAGAAAATCTTCTGATCACAGGGATTTGATCACGAAGCACAGGCTTTAGTTCAACAAGTTCTGAAGGCCTCCTATGTTATAGTTTTATACTGATTGTCAGTCTTATTAATAACGGATGAACAATCCTTGAATGTCCAAATCATACAAGGAGAAAGATATAAACAATTATAGCCATGTCAAAGGGAGATTTGCTGGCgaaataagaaacataacaaCTATAAATACATACCCTGATATACCCATGACTATGGTGGGAAGACTTGTCCCATGACTAATGATACACCAATTCTCTGCTGAGCTTCTGAGCAGTCTTTCCTCCAAATATAGTTGCTTTAATATTGGCACAGCTGTCATTCTAAGAAGATTCATGCAGGGAAGTCCAGCTTTTATAGCTTGAGGTAAAGCCATCTATCACATAAAAcagaaaagtattttattttctaactATAAAAACAGTTGAATTAGATCTTTTGACttacatagttttttttttttttaaattgcttctgctgaaaaaatagaaaaaattctGGTGATCAAAATAATACTGAAATATAAACAAGATTGATGCACAACAATTTGGTTGGAAAAAGATTACAGAATAAGGAATATAGCATCGCCATATGCTTCTTAATTATCAAAGATGGCATCACCATAATTTAATTACTGATGTAGATATTAAACCCATAACCTTTTATATCACAATCGCCACTTCCTCAAAAATTTGAATCACAAACTAGAGTGTTTCAAGGCATCATCGACAATCAAGTTTTAGGTTATATATAGCCAAAGAAAGAGCACCGAATCCCTAAAGTTAAACTGTTGAAAGGGGTGCTTACTCAGGAAATGGCACAAGAGCACACCAACAAATAGTGAGGCTTGTCTCTAGAGCAAAAGAGTTcaaatttagaatggaaaatcAAGCATGGACAGCTTCTATGACCTAAAAGGTCAACTAGTTTTCATCTACCTTTCTGTCATTCATTAGTGATAGATTCTTACACAAACCAAACATTATTGTTTCCCCAAGAGGAGAGCATTCATTCAATGGCATTTCAGTCTATTCAAGCTAAACCTAGTTGTTTATAGATAGTAGATTATAGCTAATATATAGCAAAAAAAGAGCATGGAATACCTAGAGTTAAACTGTTGAAAGAGATGGTTACTGAATAAATGGCACAAGAACGCACCGACCAGTAGTGAGGCTTGTCTCTAGAGCAAAAGAATtgaaatttagaatggaaaatcAAGCACCGATCTGATTTCTCAGACATCATACAAAACAAagattaaatgaaaaaaaaaaatac includes these proteins:
- the LOC122038963 gene encoding putative lipoate-protein ligase A; the encoded protein is MALPQAIKAGLPCMNLLRMTAVPILKQLYLEERLLRSSAENWCIISHGTSLPTIVMGISGRPSELVELKPVLRDQIPVIRRFSGGGTVIIDNGTLFVSLICNKNAIPGLQPYPHPIMSWTGQLYGQVLCEFGDFHLRENDYAFNSHKFGGNAQSIIKDRWIHHTSFLWDYDAKNMEYLKLPSRAPKYRSARSHVEFLCRMKDYVPSRTSFIEGTIKSLGGHFSIRPFDLDELGSLSSSLSGSTKLLTRQELEEAYTSQCVAVLWE